One part of the Lotus japonicus ecotype B-129 chromosome 2, LjGifu_v1.2 genome encodes these proteins:
- the LOC130738151 gene encoding citrate-binding protein-like, protein MISTYILVILSLFSVVCGEDPTSGFTLVPLTEANFAVQKPYNIPLDQRYSYQDGVHRFWVYSNDKPYSPDSPTQPRTEIRITGHDYHSGVWQFEGYTFVPKGTSGATIAQIHGAAHGKTTLLLRIYNGDMRYYSTSLVAENLYDKWFRLNIIHDVNGGIVTVFINGEKKFQTHDQGPGDLYFKCGVYAAPDDISHYMESRWRDIKLYKKD, encoded by the exons atgattaGCACTTACATTTTGGTGATTCTATCTCTGTTCTCTGTGGTGTGTGGTGAAGATCCTACTTCAGGGTTCACCCTTGTCCCATTGACTGAAGCAAATTTTGCAGTGCAGAAGCCATATAACATACCACTCGACCAAAGGTACAGCTATCAGGATGGAGTTCATCGATTCTGGGTTTATTCTAATGACAAGCCTTATAGCCCTGACAGCCCCACTCAGCCACGTACAGAAATTCGTATCACG GGACATGACTACCACTCTGGGGTTTGGCAATTTGAAGGTTATACCTTTGTGCCAAAGGGAACATCCGGTGCTACAATAGCTCAGATCCATGGTGCTGCACATGGTAAAACCACACTGCTATTAAGAATTTACAACGGAGACATGAGGTATTACAGTACAAGTCTGGTGGCTGAGAATCTCTATGATAAGTGGTTCAGACTTAACATCATCCATGATGTCAATGGAGGAATTGTGACTGTGTTCATCAATGGTGAGAAAAAGTTCCAGACCCATGATCAAGGGCCAGGTGATTTGTACTTCAAGTGTGGGGTTTATGCTGCACCTGATGATATAAGCCATTACATGGAATCCAGGTGGAGGGATatcaaattatataaaaaagatTAA